Genomic DNA from Porites lutea chromosome 4, jaPorLute2.1, whole genome shotgun sequence:
CTTGTGCGTCAAACAGCAAGTTGTCATAAAATACTACTCCCAGGCTTTGTTAGTGGTGGTTCTTAGCCTTGCATTACCCATAACGACGTCGCTAAAGGGTGAACGAGTACGGTACATCGACAAGATACAGTGTAAGCATGATTTCAGTCTTATCATGATTGAGTTTAAACTCGTTTCTACACACCAATATGGAAATCAGTTGGGATCGTTGTCATATTTACCTAGGGTGAGAATCGAAAAGAGAGGATCTGAGAAACCCATTAATTTAACGGAACAATTATTTATGGAACGCTCCTTGACAATTTACTAGAATTCAAGAAAGAGGACTGTGCCGTCTTGTTGCAATTAAGTTTCATATTGAAATCACTACAGTAGTAAACAAGTTACTGAAGTGCAAAGTGACATCAATCCTGTCATCTTACGTCCAAGTTAGAAAAAGCAAactagaaaagagaaaaaagcatgTTGAAGCAGATCAGAAACAGCAAGTTGGAGATTGTGGCAGCAAACGAGCTTGTAAGACTGGCACTATAGTAGGACTGCAAAGTGTGTGCCTTTGTTTGTAACGAATACAGCTTCATATGAAGTTCAGCAAGTATAAAGAAATGTGTATCCTTGTCCACTGCATTTGCTATGTACTCAGTGAGTTCAACAAACGCTCttgatttatttaatttctCCTCTTCCTCGGCCTTCCAAGCTGCTCCACTTTTCTTCTTGCGTTCCTCTGACATGTATGCCTATTTCGCACGTCAgcctttttagtacattttcaAGGAGCGTTCTATAAATTAATGCTTGTACCGTTAAACCAGTGGACTTCTCAAATCTTCTTTTGTTGATTCTTGGCAAATATAACAACGATCCCAGTTAATATCCATCCTGGTGTGTAGAAAACATCTCAGCTTCAGAAACCTTTAACTAACCAGTAAGTTAATAAACTCAGTATAGTCATTCATAATCGGCACAAAATATGAAGCGAAAATGTGGCTTTCGATAACAAATTTATCACCAAAACTTCACTTAAACCTGTCGTGATTCAAATTGTGCACAATTTCCCCTAAAAAACGGCAATTTATTCTAGTAGATACTTACAGTCCATGAAAAGACACCCtcaagccgccatcttgaaaggcTATTTGAGACTGAGTACGCGTCTGAAAACATCTTCCTTAGATTTTCCctttagttgacttgtttttgtcattggtttcaataataatacaatttctttttttattttcttgtctttcatgtgattttcatcaaaataatggcaaaaatCAAGGAATTGATAGTTATAGCACAGGATACCCACCATGGTATATCATAATTGCTATATCattaagttgacttgttttagtCATTGGTTTCAATAACAATCGTATtaatacagtttctttttccatctacttccctttttatgtgattttcatcaTAAAATGGCAGAAAACAAGTGAATGCAATTCTCAGCACAGGGCACCCATCATGGAAGGTTGTTGAAGAACTTCAGCGAGCAGTTGCTGCAAATCCTGAAGAGGTAGCTGTGGGCACCGATCCTAATATTGACTAACATGCCCTAAGCTACAaccatgcaaagtttggtgcttttgtccgtTCTGTATAGATCTGAGCCTTTAGCCACCTGACTATCTTGGCCAATCGGAGCGCaagtactatcttagttattttacaaaaactgtTAGAACAACTCAAAatcttaaacaaaaatattaagaCGGATTGACACACCTCAATTTCACAAATGAGTCCTTGGAATTAAGGGAATGAAGTTTGGGAGAAAGAAGAGAATTCGAAACTTAGAGGTTGTTTTGTGTTCTTCTTAGAGAAACCTAGCTTGACGTTATGAGAGAACAAAAGTCTTTATATCATCCCGCatggaaaaaataaagataGATATTAAATTGTACATTAAGTGGTGACACTAATATGAGATGTCCGGACGGACCGGACAATTTCTTAGAGCTGAAAACATGTTCACGGAAACGAGAATTGAATAAAGTATGAAATAATCTACCTTTAATTTAGTTTAAATGGAAACCTTAAGTTGATTTAGATAAAGTAAGCTCTCGGTTGTTAAAGGATGCTGCTGATATTGTTGCACCAAGTCTCACATCGTTATTTAACATCTCTATAAATATTGGCTGTTTTCCGTCCACATGGAAACTGGCAAAAATATCTCCTCTTTTCAAAAAAGGGGGTAAACAAGATCCTTCTAATTATAGACCGATATCGGTACTACCCACTATTAGTAAACTACTAGAGAAAGCTGTACATATGCAACTATACTCATATCTTTGTGATAATAACCTGCTTTCTCAAAAACAGTTTGGTTTTAGACTGAACTCTTGTACTGTCACCGCTTCAGCTATGTTTACAGATAAAATCCTATAAGCCATGGACAAAGGAGAGCTTACTGGTGCCGTATTTATTGATCTGACTAAGGCCTTTGATACGGTAAACCATTCCATTCTATTGTCTAAGTTGTGCAGTCTTGGTGTTCCGAATGCCTCTCCTGCTTACAACTGGTTTGAGTCTTATCTATCCAATAGATGCCAAGGGACAGTCTGCAACGGCAAAAAGTCTAGTCCAGAAACCGTTCAAATTGGTGTACCCCAAGACTCCATTTTGGGTCCCTTATTGTTTACGTGGTACATCAACGACTTACCAGATTACTTGGAACACTGTGACGTAACTCTTTATGCAGATGATACCGTTCTCTTCATTTCTGACAAATCTCTGCACAATATCAAGTCCTACATGAACTCAGACTTGGAAAAACTGAACAATTGGCTGAAGTTAAATCACTTGACGCTTAGCATAAGTAAATCTAAATTCATGATCATTGGTAGCAGTCAAAGACTGAATAAGATTGATTCTATTTCATTTATGATTGATAACATGGATCTTGATGAAGTAAGTTCGTTTAAGTACTTAGGTATTGTTATCAATGATCGTTTAACTTGGCAAGATCATGTTGATCAAATGTTTTCTAAGATAAATAAGAAGCTGGGTCTACTTAAACGTATTCGTTATTGCCTTCATTTAGATGCTAGATTGCTGTTTTTTAACAGCTATGTTCTGCCATTGTTTGACTATGCTGATATCGTATGGGGGGATAGGAGTAACTCCACTCTAATGTTGCAACTTCAATCTTTACACAATAAatctgcaaaaataattttcgATTTGCCTGTTGGATCATCTGCTAGTGAGGCCCTGAATTAACTGAATTGGAAAACTCTCGCAAGACGTAGGGCCGAGCATAGGGCAACttttatttataaatgtttGAATAACTTATTTTCACATCGTTTTAATATTGAATTCAATAAGGATAAACATGATTATAATACTAGATGTAAAAACAATATCCGTAAGAGTGCATCCAATAGGAACTGGGGCCATTGGACCTCGACAAACTTTGCCTCAAACGATTGGAATAAATTAGACCATTCAATCAGACAAAGCCCATCATTAGCTAGTGTTAAAAGAGAGTTAAGAAATGTCAAATAGTTTTTAGCTTAATTTTTATACATTCATATATTagtctttatttttccttttgttttttttaatttttgaggaCTCTTTTGTAAATCACTTTTCAGTGAAATTGATAtcctcaataaagattattattaaaaatgtatatatatatattcggaaaaaaacgcaaaaatcgGCAAAATGtgaggatgttttgaaaatcctttGTAAACGAAACTAATTTAACCCCCCTGTTGCTTCGTTCGtgcgttttctttttatttgtttatagcaaaaaatagaagaaaaatttcaaaaccttaaaaaaaaattgaatagagTATGAATAATCTAACTTTACTTTAAATGGGAACCTTAAATATTTAGCATTCACCTCAAACGTCGtgaggatgttttgaaaatccttCTGCAAGCGATGCCAGTTTGTCGATAGTTAgttcacaggtggcccaagcatAATATGAGAGTTtaatttgtatgggaaataaagagtttgaaattttgataaaatgaATGAaccaaaaagcgaaaaaagttatcaataaagtatAAAATTTTGTTACCTGGTGtcgtctttgtttttacgaagtttcagcgcaatttgagtacttttacatcatctgacctgatAGTGTATTTTATTACACTatcaggtcagatgatgtaaaagtactcaaattgccctgaaacttcgtaaaaacaaactAAGACAACGACACCAGGTAACAGTATTTACACTTTATGGATAATTTTTATTCAGCGCTCACAAATTCTCAAAAATCCCATTTGCACCTTAAGGTTGCttcatttaaaatatatatatttttggcgTCCTTTAATTCactgtctttttgtttttgccctGCTATTTGAATTTCTTAAGGATTTctcttgttttgatttgttgTCATTACGTGACGTGGATGGGAATACACTTGTATGATGACCTCGTGATGAAGTGGCTTATTGTGGTCGAATTTATCAAGGCAGTTTTGAGGTGCATTGAATGTTTTTTTGCTACGACACGGTTACAAACTACCGCATCTTCACTGCCATTCTGCCTTCCACTTTACCAGTTTAATGCAAGCGCTTCTCCGTAGAATCTTGTTTATCCATCTATCGAAAGAACCCCTATAAGAAGATCATCTGCAAGTCAAGTAGACCACTTCCTGGTAAACTCCATCGACTGATGAGAATCACAAGGCTTTCTCGCGCGACCCAGAGGGCTATTGAATACACAGATTAAGTACGGTACGCGTTTTCAGTTTGAGCGAGCGTCGAAGATGGAGTCTATAGTAACGGGATCGAGCAGTCTCAAGACTATGGAAACTCTTTATCCTATAACACATGGCCGTCAAACAGAAATTGCAGAGTCGGACCTTAATAAGATCTTCACAACCACGGCTGCTTCATTGTCCCTAATCGGAACACTTGTGATCTTCATTACTTTCATAATGTGGCCTGATTTAAGAACGAACTCACGCAAAATGATCGTGTTCATATCAATCGGTGATTTCTTCGTTGCTCTCTTTAACATTTTTGGTATTTATAACCCGCCTGTGGACAATTCGATGTGCAAAATCCAGCCAGTCGTTACAAATGTGGCGGTTCTGTCGTCGTTCTTGTGGACTTTTAATTTGTCGTTTTACTTTTACCTAACTATCTGCCGAAAAATCTCCGTCGAATATGAAAGGCGAATTATGCAGTTACTTCACCTCATAGGGTGGGTAATTCCTATCTTGATCGCGTTTATCGCCTTCAATGCGGGCGCATAtggattttccaaaaatatgggCACTTCTGGATGGTGCTGGATTTCGGGCAATCAAGAATGGTGGAAAGTTGTCATGTGGATGTTTATTACAGGAAAAGGCTGGGAGATAATATCTTATATTTtcatcatttatttttatttgttggtCATACTGCAGATCAGACGAGAGGTATGTTCGAGACTGATACACCTTTTCCGGTTTCACTCTTCTTAACTGATCTGTAATTCacaaagagaaacaaaagaaatttgtaCCCCGTGAAAGGGAGTTTGGATCATGGATACTTTAAAAATTTGACAAATGCTTTAGTTTCTCCTCCTTTTGGCGAAAAAATCCCTTATCAAACACCGGTTCATTACTGCGCATGATTTCACGCGTGATTAGCGCACGCTCGTAAAACATGGAGGCCTTTGGCCTTTGCCTTGAGGCTAAAGCTTCCCAGAGAGGTAAAtcttcattttctcttaaaCAAGTATGGTGAACTATCTATATGATTATCTTTCCCtccctcttttcttttaaaatgatcAGTGATGTTTTTTCTCTTGAATAAAAATAGACTAATTCTCAGTGCAGAAAACTAAACAATTGTCGGATGCGTGTTCAAAGCATGTACTCGTAAACATAATCTTATTGGTATTTTAAGGAATTATTTCGTATATACAGGATGCTTGTTGCCCCTAAATGAGAATGGGGATCcccattttatttcaaaatttaaacttcTATTACATAAACAACCAATCGGCAATGTTAGACAAAAATCTCACTGCAGGTTCTATTTTGGAGGAATGACCTTAGTGTGCTTTGTACAGGTTTTGTGTTCGTGTCTTAGTGATAACTTGCATTAAATGTAGACATGGATTCTGTGAATAGTAGCTGATTAAGACTGAGGGAGGTACTTATTATTACCATATTATACATTTCTCTTAGTACCGTTATCACTGTTAAGGGGCAGGAGTACTAAACAGGTTTTTGTTAGAAGAAGCTCCACAAACTACCGTTTTTATTAGAGCTTTTATCTCTTACcttaatgtttattttttttgttttttacctcgTGACCTTTAGGTGAGACTAGGATTCATTCCAGGTGGAGATTTTCTCACACCAAAGGCTCTCGAAGTAATAAAAAGAGCAGAACGCAAATTGACCTTCATTCCCATGGTATTCATTTTCCTGCGTATCTGGGGAACCATACGATTTTTTCGTTTCTTGTATTATCACCCTGAAGACCCACCAGCAATAGAGGTTCTTGTTTTCCTTCATGTAAGTAGAATCATTACATACACTATGAAAGTTGGTTTTATGGCCATATTTGGGAGCAAAGTTTTATACTCTTTAACAAAACTCATCGATGGAACAGGGACAAGATATTCTCCCACGCAGCcttttttgtctcgtcacgcaagtGCGTACAATGTCTGTCGGTCTTGTCTCCTCCTCTCCGCTCTTGTTTGGTCGAGCTTTGCGTGACAAGTagcctagcctgcgtagcaagcgtttccgagAGTCAagaccgcgcgagaaatgggGCGAGTGGAAGAGCGGGAaaggggtggggaagaaaggaaggaaacgtttgcagacaaacccctagcctgcaaatacagccgtttctccttgctccttgcTGCTTGGGACGTTTTgccaggaggaacgtctgcgccTCAGCGACAAAAATGCCATATTAATTcaaaaaattaagagaaaagattgaaaaaattCTCTTGACTTTAGATTCTTTGAATAAATTTACGGAGATCAATGTACAAATTTGCATTGTACAGTTCACCCTTTCATTCCGAAACCGCTGAGTTATCGTGGGAGGGTTTGATTCTTTTAACAAAATCCTATGTTCCTATCCGAATAAAACGTCTTTTCCAGGACCTTTTTATTGTACTATTATTCTCTTTCTGACTGAGGATTCAGTATGAAAAGAAATGTagaattttttgtgaattttctgcgcttgattctcagacgtcattaCACAGAAACCGTTGGTgccgtcgcaaaatgtcggctgtttcttTTCTGCAGTTTGTCCCCTATAAGGGATGGAAAGGT
This window encodes:
- the LOC140934937 gene encoding G-protein coupled receptor 157-like — its product is MESIVTGSSSLKTMETLYPITHGRQTEIAESDLNKIFTTTAASLSLIGTLVIFITFIMWPDLRTNSRKMIVFISIGDFFVALFNIFGIYNPPVDNSMCKIQPVVTNVAVLSSFLWTFNLSFYFYLTICRKISVEYERRIMQLLHLIGWVIPILIAFIAFNAGAYGFSKNMGTSGWCWISGNQEWWKVVMWMFITGKGWEIISYIFIIYFYLLVILQIRREVRLGFIPGGDFLTPKALEVIKRAERKLTFIPMVFIFLRIWGTIRFFRFLYYHPEDPPAIEVLVFLHGIGDSGQGFANFVLFCLLTDHVRKKFRLCCVRFTPWYHYLEKDPLFESTNFPLNETTDFSSNSYGAGDFLSVYSMDD